In a single window of the Prevotella melaninogenica genome:
- a CDS encoding M16 family metallopeptidase yields the protein MLINKRIINALVLLLLVTGAMAQNVTTDNSFRMGKLKNGMTYYIRHNAKEKGIADFYIAQRVGSILEEPNQRGLAHFLEHMAFNGSKNFKNTASSPSIVHWCEAHGIKFGTNLNAYTSVDETVYNVSSVPVKHESTIDSTLLILHDWSHYLDLEDKEIDKERGVIHEEWRTRRAGMASQRMLEEALPIIYRGTKYEDCLPIGKMEIVDNFPYKALRDYYHKWYRPDLQAIIVVGDIDVDKMEQKIQSVFSAIPMPENATHREYFPVSDNDKMIVASLKDSEQPIMLVTLYMKREATPDAEKSTVKYQRDGYVDDLLSYMIGERLNEMQDKNPKPCLSASARLGQFLISRTKDAFVLSFGARQEDVKGSFDAAVGTIEQIRQHGFTPSELTRAKAFRQKVIDRQYNERNDRRNSYYVRRAKQNFFDNEPITTEAYDKQLDDQFFNEVTLNEVNAAMREAITNKNQVLVIYSPDKAGVNVPSDAQFEQMVLDAQAKTYPKYVEKKLDDKLIETLPKKGRIKSEKAGLHGTTEITLSNGVKVFFKKTDYQKDAVTLNFFAEGGSSLYPVKDLINTQFISAAVKEGGVGRFSATELNKFLAGKTVRINAGVGNETQSISGNSSIKDIRTLFELTYLYFTNLRRDDQAFQSEVNRMRSFLTNREASPNVSYNDSIATIVYGNSPRVQPLKAASLDKVSYDRVLEIYKERFSNASNFKMIIMGNIDIAQLRPLLEQYIASLPSTGKKETFAKTYPDVRNCNETHRFEKKMKTPLARVTVFYTWDEPYTAKADLELDIFKRVLSIAYTDSIREEKGGVYGVKLQQSLNATSNPHAMLKIAFDTDPDKYNMVMPIITKQIEHIANKGPEAVSLQKVKEYLLKQYDQSSVTNDYWLYVIYNQLRHGVDFDKDYKTIVRNITAADIQRIAQNLIKSNRRIEVTMQSEKEK from the coding sequence ATGTTAATAAACAAAAGAATCATCAATGCGCTTGTGCTCCTGCTCCTCGTAACAGGTGCTATGGCGCAGAATGTCACTACCGACAACAGCTTCCGTATGGGTAAGTTGAAGAATGGTATGACTTATTATATACGCCACAATGCCAAGGAGAAAGGAATAGCCGACTTCTACATTGCACAGCGTGTGGGAAGTATTCTTGAAGAACCAAACCAAAGAGGATTGGCTCACTTCCTTGAGCACATGGCTTTCAATGGTAGTAAGAACTTCAAGAACACTGCTTCTTCACCAAGTATCGTACATTGGTGTGAGGCACATGGTATTAAGTTCGGTACCAATCTCAACGCCTACACCTCTGTTGACGAAACAGTTTACAACGTCAGTTCCGTACCTGTAAAGCACGAATCTACCATCGACTCTACCCTACTTATCCTCCACGACTGGAGTCACTACTTGGACCTTGAGGACAAAGAGATAGACAAGGAACGTGGTGTTATTCACGAAGAGTGGCGCACACGTCGTGCTGGTATGGCTTCACAACGCATGTTGGAAGAGGCGTTGCCAATTATCTATCGTGGTACAAAGTATGAGGACTGCCTGCCAATCGGTAAGATGGAGATTGTAGACAACTTCCCTTACAAGGCTCTTCGTGACTATTACCACAAGTGGTATCGCCCAGACCTGCAAGCAATCATCGTTGTGGGCGATATTGACGTAGACAAGATGGAACAGAAGATACAGTCTGTCTTTTCTGCCATCCCAATGCCTGAGAATGCTACTCATCGTGAATACTTCCCAGTAAGCGACAACGACAAGATGATTGTGGCTTCGCTGAAAGATTCTGAACAGCCTATCATGCTCGTTACACTTTATATGAAGCGTGAGGCTACACCAGATGCAGAGAAGTCTACTGTAAAGTATCAGCGAGACGGATATGTTGACGACTTGCTTTCTTATATGATTGGCGAACGCCTTAACGAGATGCAGGACAAGAATCCAAAACCTTGTTTGAGTGCTTCTGCACGATTGGGACAGTTCTTGATTAGCCGTACAAAAGATGCCTTTGTTCTTTCTTTCGGTGCTCGTCAGGAGGATGTAAAGGGTTCTTTCGATGCTGCAGTGGGTACGATAGAGCAGATTCGTCAGCATGGTTTTACTCCATCAGAGCTTACTCGTGCCAAAGCCTTCCGCCAGAAGGTGATTGACCGCCAATACAATGAGCGTAACGACCGTCGCAATTCTTACTATGTGCGCCGTGCTAAGCAGAACTTTTTCGATAACGAACCGATTACCACCGAAGCATACGACAAGCAACTCGATGATCAATTCTTTAACGAGGTGACTCTCAACGAGGTGAATGCTGCTATGCGTGAAGCTATCACGAATAAGAATCAGGTGCTTGTTATATATTCTCCCGACAAGGCTGGCGTAAATGTTCCCTCAGATGCGCAGTTCGAGCAGATGGTTCTCGATGCACAGGCAAAGACCTATCCTAAGTATGTTGAGAAGAAGTTGGACGATAAACTTATAGAGACGTTACCGAAGAAGGGACGTATCAAGAGCGAGAAAGCTGGCTTGCACGGAACGACAGAAATCACACTGAGCAATGGTGTGAAAGTATTTTTCAAGAAGACCGACTATCAGAAGGATGCAGTAACGCTAAACTTCTTTGCAGAAGGTGGTTCATCCCTCTATCCTGTCAAGGATTTGATTAACACGCAGTTTATCTCAGCTGCTGTAAAAGAAGGTGGTGTTGGCCGCTTCAGTGCAACAGAACTCAACAAGTTCTTAGCTGGCAAGACCGTACGTATCAACGCTGGTGTAGGCAATGAAACACAGTCTATCAGCGGTAACTCATCTATCAAGGACATTCGTACGCTGTTTGAACTTACTTACTTGTATTTTACCAACCTCCGTCGTGATGATCAGGCGTTCCAGTCAGAAGTTAACCGTATGCGTTCTTTCCTCACCAACCGTGAGGCAAGTCCAAACGTTAGCTACAACGACTCTATCGCTACCATCGTTTATGGCAACTCACCACGTGTACAACCACTTAAGGCAGCTTCGCTTGACAAGGTAAGCTATGACCGTGTTCTCGAGATTTACAAGGAACGTTTCAGCAATGCTTCTAACTTCAAGATGATTATCATGGGTAACATTGACATCGCTCAGTTGCGCCCTCTCTTGGAGCAATACATTGCTTCGCTGCCATCAACAGGCAAGAAGGAAACCTTTGCAAAGACTTATCCTGACGTGCGCAACTGCAACGAGACACACCGCTTTGAAAAGAAGATGAAGACGCCATTGGCACGTGTAACCGTCTTCTACACATGGGACGAACCTTACACAGCTAAGGCTGATTTGGAACTCGACATCTTCAAGCGTGTATTGTCTATCGCCTATACCGACTCTATCCGCGAGGAGAAAGGTGGAGTGTATGGTGTGAAACTACAGCAGAGTCTGAACGCAACAAGTAATCCTCACGCCATGTTGAAGATTGCCTTTGATACCGACCCAGACAAGTATAACATGGTAATGCCAATCATCACAAAGCAGATTGAGCATATTGCCAATAAGGGTCCAGAGGCAGTAAGTCTGCAGAAGGTGAAGGAATATCTCCTAAAACAGTACGACCAATCTTCTGTTACCAATGACTACTGGCTCTACGTGATATACAACCAGCTGCGCCACGGAGTTGACTTTGACAAGGACTACAAGACAATCGTGCGTAACATCACAGCTGCCGACATCCAGCGTATTGCCCAAAACCTTATCAAGAGCAACCGCCGAATAGAAGTAACGATGCAGTCAGAAAAGGAGAAGTAA
- a CDS encoding DNA cytosine methyltransferase, with product MKKKEYTVIDLFAGAGGLSLGLYQAGWNGLFAIEKNPFAFETLKYNLIDDKKHFSWPEWLPQTPHDIDEVLKNYSQQLKELRNKVDLVAGGPPCQGFSMAGKRIESDVRNQLVFSYIKFIDLVRPKMILFENVKGFTYAFDKKNDNDAEPYSHKVIRGLQKLGYKVKPHVFDFSNYGVPQRRKRFILVGIHKDLGTPDNFEQLLLVNRDQFLKDKGLKPTTTLQEAISDLLRSNGEVPTPDRKGFSSGKYRSGKLTNYEKLMRGDYPKGHEIPDSHSFARHTAEKTLCYQHLLAEYPQRGKRIDGKTRENWGIRQRSITVLDPATVSPTITGQPDDYLHYSEPRIMTVRECARIQSFPDWYEIKKKYTTGGKMRRIEVPRYSQVGNAIPPLFAEQAGYVLKQMF from the coding sequence ATGAAAAAGAAAGAATATACAGTCATCGATCTCTTTGCAGGAGCAGGGGGCTTATCACTTGGCTTATATCAAGCTGGGTGGAATGGGTTATTCGCTATAGAAAAAAATCCCTTTGCTTTTGAAACATTGAAATATAATCTAATAGATGACAAAAAACATTTCTCATGGCCAGAGTGGTTGCCACAAACACCACATGATATTGACGAAGTTCTGAAGAATTATTCTCAGCAGTTAAAAGAATTACGAAATAAAGTGGATTTAGTTGCAGGAGGTCCTCCGTGTCAGGGCTTTTCAATGGCAGGTAAGCGTATAGAAAGTGATGTTCGTAACCAATTGGTATTTTCTTATATTAAGTTCATAGATTTAGTTCGACCAAAGATGATTCTATTTGAGAACGTTAAGGGCTTTACTTATGCTTTTGATAAGAAAAATGATAATGACGCAGAGCCTTATTCACACAAGGTTATACGTGGTTTACAAAAACTTGGGTATAAAGTAAAACCCCATGTTTTTGATTTTTCAAATTATGGTGTACCTCAGCGTCGAAAACGTTTTATTTTGGTTGGTATTCATAAAGATTTAGGAACTCCAGATAATTTTGAGCAGTTGCTGTTGGTTAATCGTGACCAATTCTTAAAAGATAAAGGATTGAAACCAACAACTACATTGCAAGAGGCAATTTCTGATTTATTGCGTAGTAACGGTGAAGTTCCAACACCTGATCGTAAAGGTTTTAGTTCTGGGAAATATCGTAGTGGGAAATTAACCAATTATGAAAAATTGATGAGAGGGGATTATCCAAAAGGGCATGAGATTCCTGATAGTCATAGCTTTGCTAGGCATACAGCTGAGAAAACACTATGCTACCAGCATTTGTTAGCAGAATATCCTCAACGTGGAAAACGTATTGATGGGAAGACTCGTGAGAATTGGGGAATCAGACAAAGAAGCATTACTGTTTTGGATCCTGCTACTGTATCTCCGACTATCACTGGGCAGCCCGATGACTACCTACATTACTCTGAGCCTCGTATTATGACGGTTCGTGAATGTGCTCGTATTCAGTCTTTCCCAGATTGGTATGAGATAAAAAAGAAATATACAACAGGAGGAAAAATGCGTAGAATAGAAGTGCCTCGCTATTCTCAGGTGGGTAATGCTATTCCACCATTATTTGCCGAGCAGGCAGGTTATGTACTCAAACAGATGTTTTAG
- a CDS encoding ATP-binding protein, which yields MKDNLQFKVSAELKNILGRDLITSPDIAILELVKNSYDAHASKVEITFDDDYITIADNGKGMSKDDLINKWLFVAYSAKSDGTEDTSYRSKFKRHYAGAKGIGRMSCDRLARNLVLTTRSVDSDKTEVLYVDWRSFEVSKHSEFDTINIPHETIDTNLSFPLASPTGTILKFTDLHLLWSREDIKRLRQSLEKMINPFSGTDDDFTIEIIAPKMKEEDKKVSSQYDVINGVIENSIADVLKLKTTQIESRIQNGKIYTILKDRGITMYEIEEAMQVPKRSAIKECPSPRDADVLDA from the coding sequence ATGAAAGATAATTTGCAATTTAAAGTTAGTGCTGAGTTGAAAAATATTCTTGGTCGGGATTTGATAACAAGTCCCGATATTGCCATACTGGAGTTGGTTAAGAATTCATACGACGCACATGCTTCTAAGGTTGAAATCACTTTTGATGACGATTATATAACCATTGCAGATAATGGCAAAGGTATGTCAAAAGACGATCTAATTAACAAATGGCTATTTGTAGCATATTCCGCAAAAAGTGATGGTACTGAAGACACGTCATACCGAAGTAAGTTCAAACGCCACTATGCTGGTGCTAAGGGTATTGGACGTATGTCATGTGACCGATTAGCTAGAAATTTGGTCTTAACTACTCGAAGCGTAGATAGCGATAAGACAGAGGTCCTTTATGTTGATTGGAGGTCCTTTGAAGTTAGTAAACATAGTGAGTTTGACACAATAAATATTCCACATGAAACAATAGATACTAACCTTTCTTTTCCTTTGGCATCTCCCACAGGAACAATCTTGAAGTTTACAGACCTTCACCTTTTATGGTCCCGTGAAGATATCAAACGACTTCGACAGTCTTTAGAGAAAATGATTAACCCCTTCTCTGGAACAGATGATGATTTTACAATAGAGATTATTGCGCCAAAGATGAAGGAAGAGGATAAAAAAGTTAGCTCTCAATATGATGTGATAAATGGAGTAATAGAAAACTCTATCGCTGATGTGTTAAAGCTGAAAACAACACAAATAGAGAGTCGTATTCAAAATGGTAAAATCTATACTATTTTGAAAGACCGTGGGATTACTATGTATGAGATAGAAGAGGCAATGCAAGTTCCAAAACGAAGTGCAATAAAAGAGTGTCCCTCTCCGAGAGATGCAGACGTTCTCGACGCGTAG
- a CDS encoding IS30 family transposase, translating to MYHQLISEQRSQIFALLQKKTARKEIAEIVGISQSTLSREIKRNSTPSGKYIWTKAHDMAMQRRKSTVTNAKLSDELVWRIKEYIINDQWSPRQISGYLRINESIEVSHQSIYNIIHNDTTGKLAEHTRHKMKYRHRPQGGHLPIKDRVSIHERSKEVDGKRFGDFEMDLIVDPAQHAILTIVEKSTNMLFMQKLPFGKMSKPLVKVVRKLLLPYKDSLKTITTDNGPEFAAHKDITKYLGVPVYFADPYCSWQKGTVENTNKLIRQYIPKKDSFDKYTDKRIMSIQKKLNERPREKLNFSNPKCEFFKHVL from the coding sequence ATGTATCATCAATTAATCTCGGAGCAAAGGTCGCAAATTTTTGCCTTACTCCAAAAGAAAACAGCGAGAAAAGAAATTGCCGAGATCGTCGGTATTAGTCAGTCAACACTCTCACGTGAAATCAAACGCAACAGTACGCCTTCGGGAAAGTATATCTGGACGAAGGCGCATGATATGGCTATGCAGCGCAGAAAGAGCACGGTAACTAACGCCAAACTCTCCGACGAATTAGTTTGGAGAATTAAAGAATATATTATCAACGACCAGTGGTCTCCAAGACAAATATCAGGGTATCTGCGCATAAATGAGAGTATAGAGGTCTCCCACCAGTCCATCTATAACATTATCCACAATGACACAACAGGGAAGCTTGCAGAGCACACAAGGCATAAGATGAAATACAGGCATCGTCCCCAAGGCGGACATCTTCCAATAAAGGACAGGGTGAGTATCCATGAAAGAAGTAAGGAAGTTGACGGGAAGAGATTCGGAGATTTTGAGATGGACTTGATCGTCGATCCTGCCCAGCACGCCATACTCACAATAGTGGAGAAATCCACCAATATGTTGTTTATGCAGAAACTGCCATTTGGAAAAATGTCAAAGCCTCTGGTAAAGGTGGTTAGGAAACTACTGCTGCCATACAAAGACAGCCTGAAGACAATTACAACAGATAACGGACCTGAATTTGCAGCACATAAGGACATCACAAAATACTTAGGAGTGCCCGTGTACTTCGCTGACCCATATTGTTCATGGCAAAAGGGAACTGTTGAGAATACAAACAAATTAATCAGGCAGTATATACCTAAAAAGGATTCGTTTGATAAATATACGGACAAGAGAATTATGTCCATACAAAAGAAATTGAACGAAAGACCAAGAGAAAAATTAAACTTTTCTAATCCAAAGTGCGAGTTCTTTAAACACGTTTTGTAA
- a CDS encoding ATP-binding protein — protein MGIEPVKYGNVFLFRNGFRIFPFGEWNDDSWKLNQRVQQGYNRFLGTRELFGRVDIETDNSELIKEVSSRDNGLIKTGASIQLMDYFTLIHRRLERYVVGVLWGEGFLRKEYFINQTSAIAARVLLKKDKDQETAKHLYANIGSKVDFMQLIKSLVNDKSVTVLQYNEELANIVANPSETEMIQTQMFDDVRKLAEKTNDSYLLEKIQEFEKHLDDLRQEKEDAERKAEEERKAKAEVERKFRAEKEKREQTEKELEQKTKQNLFLLSVGTLDTDRILKYHHDIRIHAATIHNTIGQIMKKANRGVLTPDEIIKLVERISRANEKITSIAQFATKANYSIETDVIKADIISYISEYINNVLPEYYGDITLNCEVNSCSKILEFAPIEASIFIDNLVSNTVKSNAQHFDITFKNKRDVICMIVSDDGDGLSSKLTDPSSIFEKGITTSDGSGLGLYNVASFVRNVMKGTIDVDKSNNKKGFKLFINF, from the coding sequence ATGGGTATAGAACCTGTTAAATATGGAAATGTATTTCTTTTTAGAAACGGTTTCAGAATATTTCCTTTTGGAGAATGGAACGATGATAGCTGGAAATTAAATCAACGCGTTCAACAAGGTTATAATCGATTTTTAGGTACTCGAGAATTATTCGGTCGAGTCGATATTGAAACGGACAACTCAGAACTAATTAAAGAAGTATCAAGTCGAGATAATGGATTAATTAAGACAGGTGCTTCTATCCAATTAATGGATTACTTTACTCTGATACATAGACGTTTGGAACGTTATGTTGTTGGTGTCTTATGGGGAGAAGGATTTTTAAGAAAGGAATACTTTATTAATCAAACTTCAGCTATAGCCGCACGAGTATTGTTAAAAAAAGATAAGGACCAAGAAACTGCAAAACATTTATATGCAAATATAGGTAGTAAGGTTGATTTTATGCAACTCATAAAATCTCTTGTGAATGATAAGTCTGTAACAGTATTACAGTATAATGAGGAGTTGGCAAACATAGTTGCTAATCCCTCAGAGACGGAGATGATTCAGACACAAATGTTTGATGATGTTCGCAAATTAGCTGAGAAAACTAATGATTCTTATTTACTTGAGAAGATTCAAGAGTTTGAGAAGCATCTTGATGATTTACGCCAGGAAAAAGAAGACGCAGAACGAAAAGCAGAAGAGGAGCGTAAGGCAAAAGCTGAAGTTGAACGTAAATTCCGTGCCGAGAAAGAAAAACGAGAGCAAACCGAGAAAGAATTAGAGCAAAAGACAAAGCAAAATCTATTCCTACTTTCTGTTGGTACACTTGATACTGACCGTATATTAAAATATCATCATGATATTCGTATTCATGCGGCAACAATACATAATACGATAGGTCAGATTATGAAAAAAGCAAATCGAGGTGTTTTAACACCAGATGAAATAATCAAATTGGTAGAACGTATATCTAGGGCAAATGAAAAAATTACATCAATAGCACAGTTTGCAACAAAGGCGAACTATAGTATTGAAACTGACGTAATTAAGGCTGATATTATCAGTTATATAAGTGAGTATATCAATAATGTTTTACCAGAGTATTATGGTGATATAACATTGAATTGTGAAGTAAATTCGTGTTCTAAAATATTGGAATTTGCACCAATAGAAGCAAGTATCTTTATTGATAATTTGGTTTCAAATACCGTAAAATCCAATGCACAACATTTCGATATTACTTTTAAAAATAAGAGAGATGTAATATGCATGATAGTTTCTGATGATGGTGATGGTCTTTCTTCAAAATTGACAGATCCTAGTAGTATATTTGAAAAGGGTATAACCACATCAGACGGTTCGGGGTTAGGCCTTTATAATGTTGCGTCTTTCGTTAGAAATGTGATGAAAGGAACTATCGATGTTGATAAGTCTAATAATAAAAAAGGGTTTAAACTATTCATAAATTTCTAA
- a CDS encoding response regulator, with protein MNLKYKILWIENEKDWVNSIEDQIQEYLDNLGFEFKKKLINKEDQEIDYNSWDLILMDLNLASQPNGAELISKIRNQGVYTDVVFYSSSGIDELRTKGREKELDGVYYSSRDVNLFIKKVKAVIDTTIKKVQDLNNLRGLVMAEVSELDSRMASLIKKYFIDQSTDKKTKDFTERFVNEMEKNTKKKLSESKTCDKLCKHTWRNLSIEEIIEDFDFDASRKARAVNLIIKEAKISYTPKGNNFFEDYSNEMLKMRNQLAHCSSSYINGKEILTTKDGEKEFNDENFKEIRKQIREYNAIFDKIEKKI; from the coding sequence ATGAACTTAAAGTATAAAATTCTTTGGATTGAAAATGAAAAAGACTGGGTAAATAGTATTGAAGACCAAATTCAAGAATATCTTGATAATTTGGGATTTGAATTTAAAAAGAAACTCATAAACAAAGAAGATCAAGAAATCGATTATAATAGTTGGGATTTAATCCTTATGGACTTAAATCTTGCAAGTCAACCTAATGGTGCGGAGCTTATTTCTAAAATCCGTAATCAGGGAGTATATACGGATGTTGTCTTTTATTCATCAAGTGGAATTGATGAGTTAAGGACGAAAGGAAGAGAAAAAGAACTTGATGGAGTATATTATAGTAGTCGTGATGTAAATTTATTTATAAAGAAGGTAAAGGCTGTTATTGACACCACAATCAAAAAGGTTCAAGACTTAAACAATCTTCGTGGACTAGTTATGGCAGAGGTAAGTGAACTCGATTCACGCATGGCTTCTCTTATAAAAAAATATTTTATAGATCAAAGCACTGACAAAAAAACAAAAGACTTTACAGAACGCTTTGTTAATGAAATGGAGAAAAATACCAAAAAGAAGCTTTCAGAAAGTAAAACTTGCGATAAACTTTGCAAACATACATGGCGCAATCTTTCTATAGAGGAAATAATAGAGGATTTCGATTTTGATGCTTCCAGAAAAGCTCGTGCAGTCAATTTGATAATTAAAGAAGCAAAAATTTCATACACCCCTAAAGGCAATAATTTTTTTGAGGATTATTCTAATGAAATGCTAAAAATGCGTAACCAACTTGCACATTGCAGTAGCTCCTACATAAATGGGAAAGAGATTTTGACTACAAAAGATGGAGAAAAAGAATTTAACGACGAAAATTTTAAGGAGATCCGAAAACAAATAAGGGAATATAACGCTATCTTTGATAAAATTGAAAAGAAAATTTAG
- a CDS encoding LrgB family protein produces MNSWDETIGQTIDLIQDGKDIFSNQYVILALTFAAFFYIKRLQQRTGWMLLNPILIAIVLIIVYLKITGVSFAVYKQGAQLIDFWLKPAVVALGVPLYLQLDAIKRLWFPIVMSQLVGCLVGIVSVVLVAKLCGAPDIIVLSMASKSVTTPIAMEVTQSLGGIPSLTAAVVVITGIIGALVGFKTLSFGHVSSPIAQGLSMGAASHAVGASTAMAYSSKYGAFASLGITLNGIFTALLTPTILRLMGVV; encoded by the coding sequence ATGAATTCGTGGGATGAAACAATCGGTCAGACTATTGACCTTATACAGGATGGTAAAGATATCTTTTCCAATCAGTATGTTATTTTGGCATTAACTTTTGCTGCCTTCTTTTACATCAAACGTCTACAGCAGCGTACTGGTTGGATGTTACTTAATCCTATCTTGATAGCTATCGTACTTATTATTGTCTATCTCAAGATAACTGGTGTTTCTTTTGCTGTCTATAAGCAAGGTGCCCAATTGATTGACTTTTGGCTTAAACCTGCTGTTGTAGCCTTAGGTGTACCACTTTATTTACAGCTTGATGCCATTAAGCGTCTGTGGTTTCCAATCGTCATGTCACAGCTTGTTGGTTGTTTAGTGGGTATTGTTAGTGTTGTTTTAGTAGCCAAACTTTGTGGTGCTCCTGATATTATCGTTCTCTCAATGGCAAGTAAATCTGTCACAACACCTATTGCGATGGAAGTGACACAGAGTCTTGGCGGTATTCCTTCTCTTACAGCTGCTGTGGTGGTTATCACAGGTATTATTGGTGCATTGGTAGGCTTTAAGACGTTGTCATTCGGTCATGTAAGCAGTCCTATTGCACAAGGACTCTCTATGGGAGCAGCTTCTCATGCTGTTGGTGCATCAACAGCGATGGCATATAGCAGTAAGTATGGGGCTTTTGCGAGCTTAGGTATTACGCTGAACGGTATCTTTACAGCCCTGCTTACCCCAACGATTCTTCGTTTGATGGGGGTTGTTTAG
- a CDS encoding CidA/LrgA family protein, with protein MARQFFVIFGCLALGEFIVWATGIKLPSSIIGMLLLTLFLKLGWVKLGWVERLSQLLIANLGFFFVPPGVALILYLDLIKAQWFPIVTATVVSTLLVLVVTGQMHQLVIKFERRLMAMDLLHHRAHAQKMKKVLEETEEVEAMEEAERIELDKALLGQDKITKKEEK; from the coding sequence ATGGCAAGACAGTTCTTTGTTATCTTCGGATGCTTAGCATTGGGAGAGTTTATTGTTTGGGCTACAGGAATAAAACTGCCGTCCAGTATCATTGGTATGCTCTTACTAACTCTTTTCCTAAAGTTAGGATGGGTGAAGTTAGGATGGGTGGAGCGATTATCACAGCTTCTGATAGCAAATCTTGGCTTCTTCTTTGTACCGCCTGGGGTGGCTCTTATTCTCTATCTTGATCTTATTAAGGCTCAATGGTTCCCTATTGTTACTGCAACAGTAGTCAGTACTCTTCTTGTTCTTGTTGTTACAGGACAGATGCATCAACTTGTCATAAAGTTTGAACGTCGGTTGATGGCTATGGACTTACTTCATCATCGTGCCCATGCGCAGAAGATGAAGAAGGTGCTGGAGGAAACCGAAGAGGTTGAGGCCATGGAAGAGGCTGAAAGAATAGAACTTGACAAAGCGTTACTCGGACAGGATAAGATAACTAAAAAGGAGGAAAAATAA
- a CDS encoding DUF3822 family protein: MIFIKQITNEIGKKCVSLQMIKSYTTFVMTETDNNISDKKLRLTIRFSRNNMAFAVGDPQENGMLVYEPYEMNMGISVAANLREAFKVSELLQSGYKRLLAEIDTPVMLMPVDDFGTQDIETLYHHTYHRQGNEEILSSILPDLNAVAVFAINKDLKLVIDDHFKDIRIQPLMQSVWTHLYRRSYAGPRRKLYAYFHEKRMEVFTFQQNRFRFSNSYEATNEHDALYYLLYIWKLTGMDVEKDELCLVGDIHYQDWLLDKVKQHLKFCRVINQEVYFNNSQLAKRTEIPYDMKAIYLE, encoded by the coding sequence ATGATATTTATCAAGCAGATAACCAACGAAATCGGAAAAAAATGCGTAAGTTTGCAGATGATAAAAAGCTATACAACGTTCGTAATGACAGAAACAGACAATAACATATCCGACAAGAAACTGCGACTAACTATCAGATTTAGCAGGAACAACATGGCATTTGCTGTGGGCGACCCACAGGAGAATGGTATGCTCGTTTATGAACCATACGAGATGAATATGGGTATCTCTGTTGCTGCCAATCTACGTGAAGCCTTCAAGGTTTCTGAACTACTGCAGAGCGGATACAAACGTTTGTTAGCAGAGATTGATACACCTGTGATGCTTATGCCTGTTGATGACTTTGGCACACAGGATATCGAAACACTCTATCATCACACTTATCATAGACAAGGCAACGAGGAGATTCTATCGAGTATTCTACCAGACTTGAACGCTGTTGCCGTCTTTGCAATTAACAAAGACCTCAAGCTCGTTATCGACGACCATTTCAAGGATATTCGCATACAACCGCTTATGCAGTCTGTATGGACTCATCTCTATCGTCGTTCTTACGCTGGTCCACGTAGAAAGCTCTATGCTTATTTCCATGAGAAACGTATGGAGGTTTTCACCTTCCAACAAAACAGATTCCGTTTCAGCAATTCATACGAAGCAACTAATGAGCATGATGCTTTGTATTACCTCCTTTATATATGGAAGCTAACAGGAATGGATGTAGAGAAAGATGAGTTATGTCTTGTTGGTGATATACATTACCAAGACTGGCTCCTTGACAAAGTAAAACAACATTTGAAGTTCTGTAGGGTTATCAATCAGGAAGTTTACTTCAACAACAGCCAGTTGGCTAAACGTACAGAGATACCTTACGACATGAAAGCAATTTATTTGGAATAA